Proteins from a single region of Dictyostelium discoideum AX4 chromosome 5 chromosome, whole genome shotgun sequence:
- the dynF gene encoding dynactin subunit p27: protein MSTAPSPTITSPTQTSPVVINKSLICQDSTVSNGVQIAIGTVLHPRSSIIISEGAGPIIIGENNIIEELVQIVNKSPEPMIIGSNNLFEVGSYIECKSIGNGNVFEPKCKILKNTIIKDQCSIGAGCIVSEDKICENNTIIAQTQNSQIQTTSTLPYDHHSSIHMTHLELLHKSIPLFHTIKKTPILEK, encoded by the exons atgtcAACAGcaccatcaccaacaatTACATCACCAACACAAACATCACCAgttgtaataaataaatcattaatttgcCAAGATAGCACAGTTAGTAATGGTGTTCAAATTGCAATTGGAACTGTTTTACACCCAAGATCATCTATTATAATTTCAGAGGGTGCAGGTccaattattattggtgaaaataatattatagaAGAATTAGttcaaattgtaaataaatcaCCTGAACCAATGATAATtggttcaaataatttatttgaagttgGATCTT ataTAGAATGTAAATCAATTGGAAATGGAAATGTTTTTGAACCAAAAtgtaaaatattaaagaatacaataataaaagatcAATGTTCAATTGGAGCAGGTTGTATAGTTTCAGAGGATAAAATTTGTGAAAATAATACTATAATTGCACAAACTCAAAATAGTCAAATTCAAACAACTTCAACTTTACCATATGACCATCATTCAAGTATTCACATGACtcatttagaattattaCATAAATCAATACCTTTATTTcatactattaaaaaaactccAATCttggaaaaataa
- the eIF2b4 gene encoding eIF2B GDP-GTP exchange factor: MSSFGKNSSYRDTGASLKELGDYLDSKQEGKPTHQKTIGFDTNTSPVSIPTIISPPLGSNNSNYGKSPKSSYDNKQTSPLLSASNNRKNNNNNNNNNNATSPKDSSIIGKNNVNSDLSKVSSSLNELKFEKQPIGSTSSTPTSTPSSTPSSSTPSSTPSTPNTNSQQQQQQQQQQKKQQQQQPKQPQQPKQQSKQQATQQDKKDKEQQQQQQDKQDKESNEIKGSKEVAKDGQHGVKQFDDPKQRGKITKKKIIKVGESSRSVQLFNHLPQYNSEFSMGVSVSTDEPNEKYPIHPDIISLGLKYAEFKIAGSNARAIAMMTAFIQIFKDYVAAPDKVYSRELDSLLKRNIQFLVDCRPISISMGNSINYVKHKLSLTNNMSHEGARDYLIKSINEFIERIQMADNAIVKHGCSKINDGDVILTYASSHVVELIIQQAIQDKKKFRLIIVDSRPKHEGRELLHRLVLHGVKITYIMLHAVSYIMKEVTKVFVGAYSVLSNGNLISRSGTSLVASMAKFYNVPFIVCCETYKFTERVQLDSICFNQIGNPQDLVQNLGEKEGSKSLLENWESYSTLKLLNLMYDLTPIELIDMVITEFGMLPPTSIPVVLREYRKEVISIN, from the exons atgtCATCATTTGGAAAGAATAGCTCATATAGAGATACTGGTGCATCTCTTAAAGAATTAGGTGATTATTTAGATAGTAAACAAGAAGGAAAACCAACTCATCAAAAAACTATAGGTTTCGATACAAAT acaTCACCAGTTTCAATCCCAACTATTATTTCACCACCATTGGggtcaaataattcaaattatggAAAGAGCCCAAAATCATCATACGATAATAAACAaacatcaccattattatcagcatcaaataatagaaaaaacaataataataacaataataataataatgccaCTTCACCAAAAGATTCATCAATTATAGgtaaaaataatgtaaattcagatttatcaaaagtatcatcatcattaaatgaattgaaatttgaaaaacaacCAATAGGTTCAACATCTTCAACACCAACATCCACTCCATCATctacaccatcatcatcaactccATCATCAACTCCATCAACACCAAATACAaattcacaacaacaacaacaacaacaacaacaacaaaagaaacaacaacaacaacaaccaaaacaaccacaacaaccaaaacaaCAATCAAAGCAACAAGCAACACAAcaagataaaaaagataaagaacaacaacaacaacaacaagataaACAAGATaaagaatcaaatgaaattaaaggaTCAAAAGAAGTTGCTAAAGATGGTCAACATGGTGTTAAACAATTCGATGATCCAAAGCAAAGGGGTAAAATtacaaagaaaaagattataAAAGTTGGTGAAAGTTCAAGATCcgttcaattatttaatcattTACCACAATATAATTCAGAGTTTTCAATGGGTGTATCGGTATCAACCGATGAACCAAATGAGAAATATCCAATTCATCCAGATATCATTTCATTGGGATTAAAGTATGCAGAGTTTAAGATTGCAGGTTCAAATGCACGTGCAATCGCAATGATGACAGCATTCATTCAAATCTTTAAGGACTACGTTGCTGCACCAGATAAGGTTTACAGTAGAGAGTTGGATAGCCTCTTAAAGAGAAATATTCAATTCCTCGTAGATTGTAGACCAATCTCAATCTCTATGGgtaattcaatcaattatgTCAAACATAAACTTTCACTCACCAACAATATGTCACACGAGGGTGCAAGAGATTACCTCATCAAATCAATCAATGAATTCATTGAACGTATTCAAATGGCCGATAATGCAATCGTAAAACATGGTTGCTCAAAGattaatgatggtgatgtaaTTCTAACTTATGCCTCCTCTCATGTCGTAGAGTTGATCATTCAACAAGCTATTcaagataaaaagaaattccgTTTAATCATTGTCGACTCTCGTCCAAAACATGAAGGTAGAGAATTACTACATCGTTTGGTTTTACATGGTGTTAAAATAACCTATATCATGTTACACGCAGTCAGTTACATTATGAAAGAGGTTACCAAGGTTTTCGTTGGTGCTTACTCTGTTCtttcaaatggtaatttaatCTCTAGAAGTGGTACAAGTTTAGTGGCATCAATGGCTAAATTCTACAATGTTCCATTCATTGTTTGTTGTGAAACCTATAAATTCACTGAACGTGTTCAATTGGATTCAATTTGTTTCAATCAAATTGGTAATCCTCAAGATTTGGTTCAAAATTTAGGTGAAAAAGAAGGTTCAAAGAGTTTATTAGAGAATTGGGAATCTTATAGCactttaaaacttttaaatttaatgtaCGATTTAACtccaattgaattaattgatatgGTTATCACTGAATTCGGTATGTTACCTCCAACTTCAATTCCTGTAGTTTTAAGAGAATATAGAAAAGAGGTAATttctataaattaa
- the sid1 gene encoding systemic RNA interference defective protein 1, protein MEKSNNSKTGGTMIDLGYNEEESLLDNASSSSSSTTVLNVQELLSQSETRRQLKTQPVYLKYFWKILLIVSAFYSLPSIQFVVFQITDPEIKCYYNYKCLRPFLGIPSFNNVLSNLFYLIAGTSFILITHFTSHQEDGIHGLHTDLSLYYSLGLTIILEGIFSALYHVCPSRLNFQFDTTYMLIGSGLLFFALHQKRHATLTAGAFKAYGFFSLFIFFNFLSLTNINIYAFWVMFVIVFGYVSIIGSSYLLAHKRMDLNPSIGFLWRTLKKLIRPSTIDDKPRFFALLIANILSWAIVIAFAVYGMMGSISKNFSNLILGVMVLDFLIYLFYYIAMKIKYGEKVYLFVWVLFAIMFLSWGFGLYYFEISVTNKFYTFDESLLLNRPCIIFNYWDTHDLWHFLSAIGLFSIMAIVYFVDWDLRTVPRSLIHVF, encoded by the exons atggagAAATCAAATAACTCCAAAACAGGAGGAACAATGATCGATTTAGGATATAACGAGGAAGAATCATTATTAGATAAtgcttcatcatcatcatcatcgacAACAGTATTAAACGTTCAAGAGCTATTATCACAATCTGAAACTAGAAGGCAACTTAAAACTCAACctgtttatttgaaatat ttttggaaaatattattaatagtatCAGCATTTTATAGTTTACCATCAATTCAATTTGTTGTATTTCAAATAACAGATCCAGAGATTAAatgttattataattataaatgttTAAGACCATTTTTAGGTATACCATCATTCAACAATGTACTCTCGAATTTATTTTACTTGATAGCAGGAACATCATTCATATTGATAACTCATTTCACATCACATCAAGAAGATGGTATTCATGGTTTACATACAGATTTATCATTATACTATAGTTTAGGtttaacaattattttaGAAGGTATTTTCTCTGCATTATATCATGTTTGTCCTTCTagattaaattttcaatttg aTACAACATATATGTTAATTGGATcaggattattattttttgcatTACATCAAAAAAGACATGCAACTTTAACAGCAGGTGCATTTAAAGCATATGGtttcttttcattatttattttctttaatttcctttcattaacaaatattaatatttatgc ATTTTGGGTAATgtttgttattgtttttggATATGTATCAATTATAGGATCATCATATTTATTAGCACATAAAAGAATGGATTTAAATCCAAGTATTGGATTTTTATGGAGaacattaaagaaattaattcgTCCTTCaacaattgatgataaaCCAAGATTTTTTGCACTTTTAATTGCAAATATTTTAAGTTGGGCTATTGTCATTGCTTTTGCTGTCTATGGTATGATGGGTAGTATTTCTAAaaacttttcaaatttaatttt aggAGTAATGGTATTagactttttaatttatttattttattatatagcaatgaaaataaaatatggtGAAAAAGTATATCTATTTGTTTGGGTATTATTCGCTATTATGTTTTTATCATGGGGATTTGGTTTGTATTACTTTGAAATTTCCGTTACAAATAAGTTTTATACTTTtgatgaatcattattattgaataGACCATGTATCATCTTTAATTATTGGg ataCTCATGATTTATGGCATT TCTTATCAGCAATTGgacttttttcaattatggCCATAGTTTACTTTGTCGATTGGGACTTGAGAACTGTCCCTCGTTCTTTGATTCACgtcttttaa